Proteins encoded together in one Candidatus Poribacteria bacterium window:
- a CDS encoding site-specific DNA-methyltransferase: protein MKIKPVKGRPMLHWVGKRPIDTISNYPAQLVDTYNVENPEKEPTYDKFKDGPNLFFQGDNKEILSTLLVQGFRGKIDFIYIDPPFASGVDYVRKVELRGGKVALEGEEHSDLEKVQYKDIWTNDNYLQFMYERLILMYELLSKKGCIYLHCDWHKSHHLRFLLDEVFGEENFKNEIIWSYRTGGVGKNFWPRKHDVLLFYSKSSEYTHRALQERIYYEKPFFNEQVDEEGRYFADVYIRDTWDDIKPVINVSKEREDYPTQKPEALIERIIKASSNEDSIVLDCFVGSGTTAVVAERLGRRWIAADINRGAIQTTIKRLQKLPNMQRGIVHYGVNNYDASTHLERKDIVIKKYGVQTDRQEAFFDGTLDGTLVKIIDLTKPFTPLDIQTIKDELENRPDESRNITVFCYGINSGIQAELKAENRRRAVNKIFVRDIGSEGITTFEPASAEVNFDRKGDSVKITIADYISPTILARMDIDRTIFDEQIDDFRAQIDCVSIDTDYSGEYFKIVESDVPKKKEDFVEGEYTVSLPRPDAHVAVKIIDMLGEETVVME from the coding sequence ATGAAAATCAAACCAGTTAAAGGCAGACCGATGCTCCACTGGGTCGGCAAACGCCCAATTGACACAATAAGCAACTATCCTGCCCAATTGGTAGATACCTATAACGTTGAAAACCCTGAGAAAGAACCGACTTACGATAAATTTAAGGACGGTCCTAATCTCTTTTTTCAAGGAGACAACAAAGAGATTCTCTCAACACTTCTCGTGCAAGGTTTCCGAGGCAAAATAGATTTCATCTACATTGATCCACCGTTTGCAAGCGGTGTTGATTATGTGCGAAAAGTGGAATTACGCGGTGGAAAGGTGGCATTAGAAGGAGAAGAACACTCTGATCTTGAAAAGGTACAATACAAGGACATCTGGACAAATGACAATTACCTCCAATTCATGTATGAACGGCTCATTTTGATGTATGAGCTTTTAAGTAAAAAAGGATGTATCTACCTCCATTGCGATTGGCACAAAAGCCATCATTTGCGATTTCTGCTAGACGAAGTGTTTGGCGAAGAAAATTTTAAAAATGAAATTATATGGTCTTATCGCACAGGTGGAGTTGGCAAAAATTTCTGGCCCCGAAAGCATGATGTCTTGCTATTCTATTCTAAGTCAAGCGAATATACACACAGAGCTCTGCAAGAGCGTATATATTATGAAAAACCATTTTTTAATGAGCAGGTAGATGAAGAAGGGCGCTATTTTGCAGATGTATATATCAGAGATACATGGGATGACATTAAACCTGTAATCAATGTGTCTAAGGAGAGAGAAGATTATCCTACCCAAAAACCTGAAGCACTCATAGAACGTATCATCAAAGCATCAAGCAACGAAGATTCCATCGTGCTTGACTGTTTTGTAGGTAGTGGCACCACCGCTGTTGTTGCAGAAAGACTCGGCAGACGTTGGATCGCTGCAGATATCAACAGAGGTGCAATCCAAACAACAATAAAAAGACTACAGAAATTGCCTAATATGCAGCGCGGCATTGTACACTATGGGGTCAATAACTACGATGCCAGTACCCATTTGGAACGAAAGGATATTGTCATCAAAAAATATGGCGTGCAAACGGACAGACAAGAGGCATTTTTTGATGGCACGTTGGATGGGACACTCGTCAAAATCATTGACCTAACGAAACCGTTCACGCCATTAGATATTCAGACGATAAAAGACGAACTTGAGAATCGCCCGGATGAATCACGCAATATCACCGTATTTTGCTACGGTATTAATAGCGGCATTCAAGCAGAACTTAAGGCGGAAAACAGGCGGCGCGCAGTAAACAAAATTTTTGTGCGTGACATCGGAAGCGAAGGAATTACCACATTTGAGCCTGCCTCAGCAGAGGTTAATTTTGACAGAAAAGGAGACAGTGTCAAAATTACCATCGCAGATTATATAAGTCCAACCATTTTAGCACGGATGGATATTGATCGAACTATTTTTGACGAGCAAATTGACGATTTCCGCGCACAGATCGATTGCGTGTCGATTGATACCGACTACTCGGGCGAGTATTTCAAAATAGTTGAGAGCGATGTTCCAAAGAAAAAAGAAGATTTTGTTGAGGGAGAATATACGGTATCACTGCCGCGTCCTGATGCCCACGTCGCTGTGAAGATCATCGACATGCTTGGGGAGGAAACTGTTGTTATGGAATAA